The genomic DNA CGCCGACGTGCAGGCGGCGGGCCAGCTCGGGGTTGGACAGGCCCTGGGCGAGCAGCCGCAGGACGTCGGTCTCGCGTGGGGTGAGGGCGTCAAGTGACGTGTGCGCGGGGCCGGTTCGGGGGCGCTGGCGGGCGAACTCGGCGATCAGTCGGCGCGTGATGCCGGGTGCGAGCAGCGCCTCGCCGGCCGCCACGACCCGCACCGCGTCGAAGAGCCGCTCCGCCGTCACGTCCTTGAGCAGGAACCCGCTGGCACCGGCGGCGAGCGCGTCGTAGACATGCTCGTCGAGGTCGAAGGTGGTCAGGATCAACACCCTTGGTACGTCCGGGGTGTTCTGGAGCCGTGCGGTGGCCTCGATGCCGTCCATGACCGGCATGCGTACGTCCATCAGGACCACGTCGGGTGACTCCGCCCGGCAGACGCGTACCGCCTCGGCGCCGTCGCCGGCCGTGCCGACGACCGTGAAGTCGGCCTGGGTGGCGAGGAGTCCGGCGTAGCCGACCCGGACGAGCTCGTGGTCGTCGGCGACGACGATACGGATGGGCGTGCCGCTCATGGCAGGGCCGCCTCCGATCTGACGGGAAGCCGTGCCTCGACCAGGAATCCGCCGCCGGGGGCCGGTCCGGTGCGCAGGGTGCCGCCGACCGTCGCGGCGCGCTCGCCCATGCCGAGCAGACCGTGGCCGGAGCGGGCGTCGGTGGGCCCGGGCCCGTTGTCGCGCACGCGCACCGCCAAGTCCTCGTCCCCGTACCGGAGTTCTACGTCCACGGCGGCACCCGGCGCATGCCGGCGCGCGTTGGTGAGGGCCTCCTGGACGATCCGGTAGGCGGTGACCTCGATCCCGGGGTCGAGCGCGGCGACGGGGCCGCTGACGATGAGCCGGGTGCGGGAGCCGGCCGCGTCGCGTGACTCGTCGACCAGGTCGATGAGTTGGCCGAGGCCGGGCTGGGGGCGGCGTTGGACCCCCGTGTCCGCGTCCTCCCGCAGGACGCCGAGCAGGCGGCGCATCTCGGTGAGGGCGGTGCGCGCGGTGTCGCCGATGGCCAGGAAACGGTCGGCGCCCTCCGGCGGCAGACCGCGCGTGGTCAGCCGGCCGGTCTCCGCCTGGACCGCGATCATCGAGATGTGGTGCGCGACGACATCGTGCAACTCCCGTGCGATACGCGCCCGTTCACCCCGGGCGGCGTGTTCGAGGAGGGTGTCCGCGAAGGCCTGCTCCGTGACGCTGTGGGCGAGTGCGGTGCTGCGCACATGGTGCGCGATACCGGTGGCCG from Streptomyces sp. NBC_01478 includes the following:
- a CDS encoding response regulator transcription factor; the protein is MSGTPIRIVVADDHELVRVGYAGLLATQADFTVVGTAGDGAEAVRVCRAESPDVVLMDVRMPVMDGIEATARLQNTPDVPRVLILTTFDLDEHVYDALAAGASGFLLKDVTAERLFDAVRVVAAGEALLAPGITRRLIAEFARQRPRTGPAHTSLDALTPRETDVLRLLAQGLSNPELARRLHVGEETVKTHVSRILSKLGLRDRTQAVVMAYETGLVVPGTG
- a CDS encoding sensor histidine kinase, which gives rise to MERSGPGNLVASGVLGVLSVAEMLFRSTDLGGGFAVLLLLTLASTLPLALVLGSAGPARSGTAVAVSTACVLSLVPFGILTVGGVVAQLVCVYVLGRAGATRLGGLLVLPYVVIALGSHEEPTRIVAVLVATLASAAAATGIAHHVRSTALAHSVTEQAFADTLLEHAARGERARIARELHDVVAHHISMIAVQAETGRLTTRGLPPEGADRFLAIGDTARTALTEMRRLLGVLREDADTGVQRRPQPGLGQLIDLVDESRDAAGSRTRLIVSGPVAALDPGIEVTAYRIVQEALTNARRHAPGAAVDVELRYGDEDLAVRVRDNGPGPTDARSGHGLLGMGERAATVGGTLRTGPAPGGGFLVEARLPVRSEAALP